Below is a window of Candidatus Zixiibacteriota bacterium DNA.
GGAGCAGGTGATCCTCGGCCACTGCATCGGCATGGGTCCAGTGATACAAATCGTGCGCGCCGATCAACACCGGTATGAAAGCCACAGCCAGCCAGGGAAGCTGCTGCATCAGGCCCTCGGAAATGCGGCGAAGTACCACACTCCAGCGCGACGCTGTCAGGTAGTGCAGCATGGTAAAGAACAGGCCCCCCAGGGCCAGCGAAAGCCAATAGACGAACGCCGTCAGCCAGGCATGATAGAACCGGGCGGAATCGCTGTACCAGCCCCAGGCGCCGGCTGCCAGGCCGACCACCCCGATCGCGAGCGCAATCGGGACGACTTTGCCCCGGTCCGTGATACGATATGTCTGAGAGTCGTATTTCACAGCAGTGCCAACTCCGATCAGCGGGGAACCTGAATGCCGATGGGCAGATCGTTTATAGTCGCATTGTGGCTTCGTTGCAGCGCCCGCACATAGCCGACAATCGACCACCGGTCATCGACCGGAATCTGATACTTGTAGGGCGGCATGGTGCGGATGCCGTTGCTGATCACCTCGAATATGTGACCGTCTTCGACATCGCGCAGGCGCTGCTCATGGAAACTCGGCGGCGGCAGCATCCCTCTCCTGACCATGATACTCTGGCTGTTCCCGAGGCGCCCGTGACACGGAGAACAGTAGATGTCATACCGCTCGCGGCCCCGCTGAAGCCTTTCCATGGACATTATGACCGGGGCCCCGGCGATAAGAACGCTGTCGGCATCGCGTCCGGTGTAGTAAAACGACGAGTCGGCGCGCAGCCATCCGCGCGCGACTGTCCCCTCTACCGGCTCACGCATGGCGGAGCCGTCGGCAAAAAACCGGCTCTCCGCCTGCCCCCTGACCTTCGGCTGATCGTCCATGTTCTGCACGATATGAACGGGGGGTTGGTCCGACGGCTGATGGCGCGAGCAGCCAGCAACCAACAGGATTGTCAGCGCTATGATTGATAGCCTCTTCATTCGCCCGCTACCACCTCGATATTTCGGCCGCCGATCGTCTCAAAAAACTTCCGCACGCGTTCGGGCTCGAAGTTGGGATCGTCGGACTCGATACTGATAATGAAGGCATCGTCGGAAAACCGCTTGAAGTTCTCCGAGTAAAAGTTGCCGTGAAACCACTGTGGCAGGCGGTTCAGGAAGAGCATGCCCACTACCGCCCCAAGCGCCGCGCCTAGAATAGTCAGGCCAAAAGTCACAATAATGAACGCCTGAAACGAAAAATACGGCTTGCCCGAAATCACAACAGGATAATCGACGGAGCTGGTCCACCACTGCATCCACATGCCGAACAGGCCGCCGCACAGGCCGCTAATTCCGGCGATATAACCGACTTTCGACCTTGGCAGCCCCATAGCGGCATCCATGCCATGAATCGGAAAAGGCGAATGGCAATCAAACTTCCTGTAGCCGGCGTCGCGCACTTTCTCGGCGGCCTTGAGGAGTTCACCGGACGTGGCGAATTCGGCCAGCACCGAGTAGACTCTCTTCTGCGTAGTCGTCGCCATCAATGTGTCCCTCCGTGGTGCGGGTCGGCCTGAGGAAGCACGGCCTTGACCTCGGACATGGCGATCATCGGCACGAAACGGGCGAACAGCAGAAATAACGTGAAGAACAGTCCGAACGAACCGACCAGCGTGGCTACGTCCCAGATAGTCGGTTTGTAGTAGTCCCAGCTCGACGGCAGGTAGTCACGCGCCAGCGACATGACGATCACGAAGCGCTCGAACCACATGCCGATGTTGATGAGGATTGATGCTACAAACATCACGGCCACGGTGCGCCGCCATTTCCTCACCCAGAAGAGCTGCGGCACGAGCACGTTGCAGGTGACCATAATCCAGTATGCCCAGGCGTACGGACCGAAGGCCCGGTTTATGAACGCGAACGACTCGTAGATGCTCCCCGAGTACCAGGCGATGAAGAACTCGCAGGCGTAGGCGTAGCCTACCATCATGCCGGTGACCAGCATGATCTTGTTCATCTTCTCGAGGTGATCCACCGTGATGAAGTCATGCAGGTTGAGCAGTTTTCTTGCGACCACCGCCAGCGACATGACCATCGCGAATCCGGAGAAGATCGCGCCCGCCACAAAGTAGGGCGGGAAAATCGTGGTGTGCCAGCCGGGAATAACTGACGTGGCAAAGTCGGTAGAAACTACCGAGTGCACGGACAGAACGAGCGGGGTCGATATGCCCGCCAGGATCAGGTAGGCGAGCTCGTAGTTCTTCCATTGGCGGTTTCCGCCCCGCCAGCCGAAACTGAGCAGGCCGAATACGAACTTGCGGACCCGGGTAACCGCACGGTCGCGCAGCGTGGCCAGATCAGGAATCAGTCCGACATACCAGAACAAGAACGAGCAGGTGAAATAGATCGACACCGCAAAAACGTCCCACAGCAGCGGCGACCGGAAGTTCGGCCACATGCCCATCTGGTTGGGCAGCGGGAAAACCCAGTAGATCACCCACACTCGGCCGACATGTATAGCCGGAAACATCAGCGCGCAGATAACCGCAAACAGCGTCATCGACTCTGAAAACCTGTTGATCGATGTCCGCCACCTCTGACGGAACAGGAAGAGCACCGCCGAGATGAGCGTACCCGCATGTCCAATACCGACCCAGAAGACGAAGTTCACGATATCGTAACCCCATCCGACCGGGACATTCAGGCCCCAGATACCAGTACCTTCCCAGAACAGGTAACCGATCGAGCCAATGAGCAGCAGGACAAAAGAGAAGGCCGCGCCGAATGACAGCAGCCAGACCATCGAGGTCTTGCGCTCGACAATCTCGCTGATTTTGTTGCTGATCGAGGCGAACGTATGTCCGCCCGTGACCAGCGGCGCCTCGGCGCCCGGGGGCAATCCTGTCTTCTCTACCACACTCATCGTCTAAAGCTCATCCGTGACCATGCTCGTCGGTCGGTTCGCGCCTGCTCGCCAGCGAAGGATGCGGATTGCGCAGCTTGGCCAGGTAGGTCGTTCTGGGCCGTACGTTCAACTCTTCCAGGACTCGGTACTTGCGATTATTCTTCTTGAGCCTCGAAACTTCACTGTCGGGATCGGCGATGTTGCCGAATACAATCGCCCTGGCCGGACAGGCCGACTGACAGGCGGTCCTGATTTCGCCGTCGGCCACCGGGCGGCCCTGGTTCTTGGCATTTGATTTGGCGACACTGATCCGTTGTATGCAATACGTACACTTCTCCATCACTCCACGGAAGCGCACGGTCACTTCCGGGTTCTGGGCCATCTGCACCACCTCCGGCAGGTCTTTTGTGTAATTGAAGAAGTTAAACCGGCGCACTTTGTACGGGCAGTTGTTGGAGCAGTAACGCGTCCCTATACACCGGTTGTACACCATGACATTAAGGCCCTCTGTGTCATGGTTGGTCGCCGCTACCGGGCAGACCTGCTCACAGGGGGCCATCTCGCAGTGCTGGCAGTTCATCGGCTGGACGGCAACCTCAGGGTCGTTGATATCGCCCGCATAGTAGCGATCGATTCGCATCCAATGCATTTCGCGCGCCCGGGCCACTTGCTCCCTGCCCACTACTGGTATGTTGTTTTCCGACTGGCAGGCAATCACACAGGCGTTGCAACCCGTACAGGCGTTCAGATCGATTGACATCCCCCACTGGTAGCCCTCGTCGTACTTGTGCTCGTTCCACATTGAAGCCAGCGACGGGTGTTCGATTTCTTTCGGGTAGAACTCCCCGCTTTCTTTGTAACCGGCCAGGGTGTTCTCGCGCACGATCGGCCGACCCTCCATGCTGCCATGATCCTGCGTACAGGCCATTTTGATTGTCCGGCCGGTCTTACGTACTTTCACACCTGACTCGAACCACATGTTCTCTGAAGTTCGAAGCGGGCTGACATCTACACCGACACCGTCGCCCACTTGTCCAGCCGCGGTGCGCCCGTACCCTAGAGCGACAGAGATCGAATTATCCACCTGACCCGGAGAAATCCAGGCGGGGATTTCAATCGAACGACCGCCCATATCGAGTTCGACCATGTCTTCGCTCTTCAAACCGAGAGCATCGGCCAGTTTGGGACTGATTAGCGCGGCGTTGCCCCACGTCAGCTTGGTGGCGGGATCAGGCAGCTCCTGCAACCAGGCGTTGTTGGCACAGCGGCCGTCGAATACGGCTCCACAGTTGAAGGAGACCTCCATATCATCCGAATGCGACGTTTCTAAAGACAACTGTACCGGGCTCACACTCGGCCGCACCGGCCCGGCATCTTTCGGATGAAACACTCCGTCGTGAAGTACCCGTCGCCAGTTGGCCTCGAAATCTCCGCTTAGAAAACGCTGCCGCCAGACTTCGCGTACCAGTTCATGAGCCGACTTCTCTTCCGCGGTCACGAGCAGGCCGGCAAACTCGATATCTCCGTGAGCGCCGTGGAGAGGGCGTATAGTCGGCTGCACCACGCTGACAGTGCCGTCGGCAGCGCGGGCATCTCCCCAACTTTCCAAGTAATTCGCGCGAGGCAGGTGCCAGGAGACGTTGGTCGACGTTTCATCCACGTGGGTCGCCAGGTGAACACGTGCCGGGACTTTCGACAGCGCCGCTTCGAACTCGAGGGTGCGCGGCGCATGATATACCGGGTTGCCGCCAAGCATGACGAGTGCCTGCACCTTACCGATGTTCATATCAGCGACCAGTGCACCAAGTCCTGCGGTGTCAGCGATCACCATGTCGGGGGATGGATGGAACGCCACCGTAGTGCCGATATTTCCCAGCGCCTGATTCAGCGCCATCACAATATGGTGGACAGCAGGCGGCTGGCGGCGACCAGCGATCACGAGAGACCGGCCACGATTGGCCAGCAGATCGTCGGCTAAAACTCGAAGCAGTATGGCATCGAACGAGTGGTCTGCTGTTTCTGGGATGAAACCGGCGCTGGTCCCACGCCTGTTCACCTCGGCCGCGAGTGCCGCCAGAAAACGAACCACGTCCCCACCGGAGCTCCTCACCCGGTGGTCAGCCATCATGCCGGTAATAGTCAGACTCGGTTCGACCGCATAGAGGCGATTCATCTCGTCCTGTTGCGAGAAGACCCCTCGCGCCTCGGAGAATCCGGCCGTATTCGCTATCGCATCACTCTCGGTACCCAGAAAATCGCAATCGAGAGCGAGGACCACTTTTGCATTGGCGAAGTCATACACTGGCTGAAGCACTTGGCCGGTGGCCAGCTCGATCCCTTTGTAGATGTTCTCGTCAGAGATCGGCTCCCAGGCCACCCACTTCGCTTTGGGAAATGTCTCATGGAACTGGCGCTTGAGCCGGGCCAGAGTCGGCGAGCTAAAAGTCTCGGAAAGCACCGCCAGCCCTTCCCCGCCGCCCTGCAGAAATCTCGCGTGCTGCTCTTTCCACCAGGCGACAAAATCTGCCCAGGACGCGGGGCTCCCGTCTCGCAGGACCGACTTGGAGCGATCTGGATCATACAAATCGAGTATGGATGCCTGGACTATCGGGTTGACCGCTCCGCGCGATGACGGATGCAACTCGTTGCCCTGAATGAACGTCGGGCGGCCCTCATAGGTAGTAACCACCACGCCAATTGCTGACAGACCGAAAGGCATAGTCGTAGCGTAGTAGTTGGGAACACCCGGATCGATCTGCTCGGGGCGCGTGACATACGGAACGATCTTCTCCACCGGCCGACGGCACGAGGTCAAGCCGGCCAGCGCCAGTGATGCCCCCATGGTGGTCAGAAACGACCGACGGGTCCAGGCGTTGTCGGCCAGTTCAACCGTGCCCCTCGGGAATTCCCGGTAGAGGAACTCCTTGAACTCGTCGGTCTGAGCCAACTGGTCAAGTGAACGCCAGTAATCTTTGCCCTTCGATTCCATCTCAATCTTCTATCTGTGGCACGCCGAACAATCGGTCGGGGGCTTGATGTTCTTCTCCAGCTCCCACTCGGCCACCCACTCGGCGTGCCCGGCGAGCTGTTCCCATTTCATATTCGTTACCTCGCTGACCGGCCGAAGATTGGGGTCCGGGTTCCGATGGCAGTCGAGACACCAGCTCATGCTGAGCGGCTTTGCCAGAGTGATTTCCGCCATCTCGGTTACATCGCCATGGCAACTGACACAGCCCACCCCGGCATTGACATGAGCCGAGTGATTGAAGTAGGCAAAATCGGGCAGGTTGTGCACGCGGACCCACTTCACCGGCAAGCCGGAGGTAAAGCTGCTGCGGATCAACTCCAGTTTATCACTCTCTGTCTTGACCAGAGTGTGGCAGTTCATGCAGGTGCGGGTGGGCGGCACATTGGCGCGCGCCTGCTTTTCCACGCTGGTATGACAATAACGACAATCGATGCCCAGATCACCGGCATGAATCTTATGGGAGTACTCGACCGGCTGTTTGGGTCGATACCCCACATCCGTGTACTCAGGAGAGAAATAGTACCAGACAAACCAGACGGCGCCTATCAAACCCAGCACCCCGCCTACCGCAGCAACGGTCGGCACGTAGTTGGTCCATTTAGGGAATATCTGTGCCAAAGGTCAAATCTCTGTCGCTGTAATAACCCAGTCCCTACGCCAAACAGGGATTAGCGGAAAAGAACCAAACCAAATTCCTGTCACCTGCCGCCTGGTTGTCGAAATCGGCACCCAAAATAGAGAATCGACCGCCGCTGTCAACATTTTCCTGTTGCTGTCATACCGAGTCAGACGAAATCGGCTGTCGACTCAAAACCAGTTGGCGATCCGGGAATCTATCAGGAGCGCCAAAAATAGCCCAAAAAGGTACAAGATCGAAAACCGGAACAGCCCACGAACCCTCTCCATGGAGCCGCTTCTCAGCGCGCCTACGCTCCGCCACAGAAAGACCAGGCCGAGAGTCGCCGCAAACGCCAGATAGACCCAGCCCGCCCCGAATAGCCCGGGCAGCAGCGATGTCACCACCAGCATGACGGCGTACACCAGCATTTGCCTGAGCGTAGAGCGCTCACCCCGCACAAGAGGCATCATCGGTAAGCCGGTGAGGCGGTAATCGTCCTTGTAGGCGATTGCGAGCGCCCAGAAGTGGGGCGGGGTCCAAAAGAATATGATCCCGAACATGAGCCAGGGGAGCCAGCCGGTTGTCCCGGTTGCCGCTGCCCATGCTCCTACCGGAGCCATGGCGCCGGCCGCGCCGCCGATAACAATATTCTGCGCCGTGGTCGGCTTAAGTACCAGAGTATAAAACAGTCCGTAAAACAGAATGGTCGCCAGCGCCAGCAGCGCCGCCAGCCAATTGAAGAAAAGGGCGAGGATCACTAACCCCGCAATGCCAATAGCGACCGAGAAGGTCAGGGCGCTGCCGGGTGAGAGCCGGCGTTGGGGCAGCGGCCGCCGTCCGGCGGTGCGGCTCATCAACGCATCCAGATCGCGCTCGAAATACTGATTGAGCGAGTTGGCACATCCGCCGGTCAGAAACAAAGCCACCATGAAGAGTAGGAAACGCCACGGCTGAGCCAGCATGCTGCCCTCGACCACGAGCGCAGTCGCACCCGTGAAGATGACCAGCAGCATGATGGTCGGTTTGGTCAGTTTCAGGTATTCAGCTACTGTTGCGGACATGGCTGTTTTCCAAAATCAACTGTCTCAACCGGTCTGCTCGGGAATGGTTCCCGCGGAGTGTGAACCTCGAAGAGCAGGCCCGAACGGCTCGCGTCAGGGCTCCACGATACCGCGTTCCGCCATCCGAGCAAACATAATTTGATCACTCCCCTCTGCAACCGCCGCCCGGAGAGCCGGCATCCCTAACCGCTCTCGGATCTGTCATGGCGCTTGGCCCGCGGGCGCAGTCGAATTATATTGGGCGGCGGCAGTCGACACAAACTCAGCTTCAAAGGAGCCCTGATTGAAAGAACGTAAACTGGCAAGCCCCGAGGGGTATGATTCCTCGTCCCAGCGGGTTTTGGCATACTTCGCCGCGCAGCTCGACGACCAGTTGCGACGGCTGGAAGACTCGGTCGCCGAACTAGACACAAGACACCTTGAGTGGCAGCCGCACCCGGGAGTGAACACTATCGGGATGCTCCTGGCCCATTTGGCGGTGGCGGAGGTCTACTGGATAAACGTCGCCCCCGCCCAGATGCCGCTCACACCCGACGGCGATAACCTGATCCTTGAAACTATTGGCATCCGCATGGATGACGACGGCCTGCCGCTGGCCGCCGACGGGTGCCACCCGGCTACGCTATCCGGCAAGAGCCTCTCCGATTACCTGGCGATGCTCGATAAAACTCGCGCGTCGACACACGCCACGCTCCGGACCTGGCGCGATGCTGACCTCGACACCGGCTACCGATTGAGGGACATGTCGGTAACGCCTGCCTGGACGCTCTACCACGTACTCGAGCACCTCGCCGGGCATTTCGGACAGATCCTGGTTTTGAAGCATCTCATGCGGGATGCGGGGGTGCTGGAGAAAAAGCCGGAGTGAGCCGTGACGCGGAGAGGACCTTATCCGACAACCTGCATTCTCGGTCTGTCGAGTTGCTTCTTTCCTTTATGTACCAGAAGATGAAGAATGATCGAAGCATCCTGTCTGGAAATGTTCACTATACTGTACCCGGATTCATAACCAAGGCCGCTCTCCCCTTGGCGGCACCACATGCACCTGACGTCAAGTACAAGGTACTCTCGCTGAAACACCTGCTCCGGCAATTTCACGCGGCAATGGAGCACCGTATCTTTATCGACCGGCTTAGGGGTAATGATTCGAATTCCGCTGAGGCTGAAATCGGCCAGTTCGCCGATCTGGCGATAACTGTTCCGTTCGAAGACCGGCAGGGGACGATCGAGTTCGTATCTATCTGATTTCCTCCGGTTCCTTTTTTCCACTGTCTTGGCATCGGGGAGGTCCTCTTCGCCCCAGAACCTTAACTTTAGACCGAGAATCAGGTACGAGATAAGAACCGCGTCGATTCCAGTAACTGTTAACCGGTACCCCGATTCCCATCTATCCTCCTTGACGTTCTTCCTGCACCAGCGACACTCGGCATCGAAGATGATTTCGTCGCGTCCCATTATCTGGTCCACCAACTGGACTGCGCAACGACGAGTGCCGGACACCTTGACAGGCCCCGGCGTAATCAGCATGGCCCCGTCGGATGACAGGTTTACAAGTCGCCCAAGGAGTTCTCTCGTAGAATGATCGTGGACTTTCAGATACTTCCTTGAACTATGGCGCTCGTTCTTTCTTCGCTCGCCCGACATGATACCTCCAAGATCGCTTCCCTTATCTTCTCTCGAGGTCTATTGTATATTGTATCGGCCAATTGGGACTAAAGTGGATGTCCGCACCCCAAAGCGAGTCCGGGGAAGGACCTGCTTTTCGGCGACATGAACGGATCGTCGATTCAACATTGGATTTCGCGCCGATCCCTGATCCAATGCCGGGGGGCTGATTAAGTATTTATGCGGCAACAGCTTATTCGTCGGCTCGGAGCGATCAGCAATCTGAGCGTAAACGGGCCGGGGTCCTTACTATAGACCGCCCGGCACCCCACCCCATTTGAATTGGATCAGACTGTTCCCGAGGATGGCAGGGACCCGGGCGGCAGATCAACTTCGCGCGTTCGGTGGCCGGTGTCGTGGGGTTGATCCTCCGGGACCCACGGCGGCAGAAGTTTGGCAAGTATCCACAAGAATAGCACCGGCAGCAGAAGCAGGATTACTGCGGCAAGTAGACCCTCGATTCCAAAGAACTCCAGCTTATAGGTAGTGAGTCCGCGAAGCGATTTTGAGAACAACTGCCCGCCGATTACCACATTCCAGCGTGTGGCGAAGATGCCTACCTGAACCAGAATAGCCGCAATAAAGTAGAACATCCGCCGCATCTCGTCCGGCAGCCGGCCAAACCGCGCAAAAATCAGAGTAAGAACCGGCAGCGCCGATCCGATCAGAAGCTGCGTTACAATCAAACTGATGAACAGCCGGCTGCTGATCATCTTTGACAAGATTTCGATTGATTCCTCCGACTCATATAGCCGGTGTATGAAATCGAGCATCTCCAGCGACAGGTCAATAATCATCGCGTACAACAAGAGCTCGGCCAGCTTATTCAGGCAGGGCATACTGATGCGCCGCCACCGCACCAGCGAGGTAATGACATAGACCAGCAAAACCAGCGCAATACCGGAGACAATCGCCGAGAAGAGAAACACGATCGGCATGAGCACCGAGCTCCACCAGGGGTTGGCTTTTACCGACCCGAAGATAAAGCCTACATACCCGTGCAAGAGAAAGGCCGATGGAATGCCCAAGACAGTGATGAACTTGCATGCCTTCTGGTCGAAGGCAATCGCCCTTTCAGAGATGTCGGTCACGCCGAGCGTGAGAACCTTATATACATACTTGATTAGCCCCTTTTTATCGCGTGACCAGATCACGATATCCTTGCGGTAGTCAAACCAGATCTCGAGAAGCAACACTACCATCAGATACCATGCATAGACAAAACCGAACATGGCCATCGCTGACGACGTGTGCGGAGTCAAAAACATCTCAGGCGAGCGCTCGGGGTGCCCCAGGTGCGCCATCAGCGGCAGGGGCGCGGCAATCAGGAAGGCGAGCGACGTGATCAGGGCCAGACGATAGATCGGCTGCAGGACCTTAACGTTGAAAACTTTTTCCAGCGACGCCAGGATAAACGCGCCTGCCACCAGACCGGTCAAATACGGATAGAGCACGATATGAATCGACCAGTGAAGTTCGTACTCATTCGGGTAGATATACCCCTCGGCCCCGGGGATAGTCAGCAGCAGCAACGGCAGGATCGGGGTCATGGTCAGATCACCTCTCCGTCGGCGCCGGCGTAATACACTTTCGGCTCCGTGTTGAGATAAGGCTTGAGCTGGGTAATCTCATTGAACCGGAGGAACCGGTGGAGCGGCGAGCTCTTGTGGCCGATCTCGCCAAAAACCCGCGCCTGGGTGGGACAGACCTCCACACAGGCCGGTAACAGGCCCTCGCGAAGGCGGTGGTAACAAAACGTGCACTTGTCCGCGACTTGCTTCTCCGGATGCAGGTAGCGTGCCCCATACGGACACGCCTGGATACAGTAGCGACACCCCACACAGTAGCTCTCGTCAACCAACACGACTCCGTCGCGGCTTAGAAACGTCGCCCCTACGGGACAGACCTGGACACAAGGTGCCTTCACGCAGTGGTTGCAGAGTTTCGGCACAAAGAACGACCGAAGGATATCAGTGTCATCAGGCAACGCCGGGAAGCCGTCGATTCCGCCATTGGGGCTGTCCACGTGGGCCTCTCGATCGGTAGTGACTACATACCGTTCGACCCAACTCCGAAAGAAGTGCTCGTCGCGTGGGACATTATTCTCCGACTTGCAGGCGTCGGCACACCGCCCGCACCCGATACACTTGTGGATGTCGATACCCATCGCGTAGTTATGCTGCTCAGGGTCGTACCCGCCCGGCTCGTCGGCGCCGGCTTTACCCGGTTTAGCCAGAGCGAAAAAGGCGATTAGGCCCGGTAACTTGGCCGAGAGGTTTTGCAGAAACGTCCTGCGGGCCATGCCCGGCGACCGTGATTCCGGCCGCGAGTTTGTCATTAATTGGCCTCCGGATGGTGCGGGTAGTGGCAATCCCAGCATAAATACCGCTCCCCGTGAGACTCAAAATTGATTGTGGGTGCCTCGAACTTGGCCGTCCCGCTCTCGCTGTGGCACGGGGCGCAGGTGCCGGGGTCGGTCGGTTTGAGCGCCCGGGCCGACCGCGGCGATAACAGGTGCTCGTTGGGTACAGAATGACACTGCGTACACGCCAGCATGGTGTGCGGCGAGACCATCTTGTCGTTGGCGATCTCCCGATGGCAAGCGTCGCACTCCTCCGGCGTGCGCGGCAGAGTCGGTGCGTGTGGATCGTGGCAGGCGATGCAGGGACGGCCCGGATTATGGCGGTCGGAGAGAATCTGCGGGAAGCCGGATGGGCGCGACGGGTTATAACCATGACACAAGGGACAGTATCCGCGCCCGCGCGGGATCTGCGGTGATACCTCGTCCGGCGCGTCGACATGCCCCGCAGCCGGACCGTGGCAGGCTTCGCAGGCTACCCCCTGGTGGTGCGAGTCAGACTTGAGCGCGACGATATCATCGTGGCAGTCCTCGCACGCTTTCGCGCCAGCATACACAATCGGTTGGGCGGCGATCTCGTCAACTGAATTGGCCCGGTATGGGCCGTAATCCCCGAAGGTCTCCGGAACGAGAAAGGCCCTGGCGACCAGCAACGCTGTCATCGCCAGTACGAAAAGCACCGCCAAAGGGACAAGTTGAGCGGGAAACTTGTGCCGGAACATTGTTTTGTCTTGCCTAAAAACCAGATCGCGTTACTTTATAAGAAAACCACTTAGACCGTAGTAGTCAAGTTTCAACATTACTTTGAGGCCGCCTGGGCCGACAAAACCCCGCAGCGAGTGGCGCGGACGCAGCGGCCTGACCTCGCAGTAACTGAGTCAGTAGAACGAACGATGGCGCAGGTTATGGACTCCTAACCGAATCGAAAGGACGGTTCCTGATGAGTCCCTGGCTTCTTATCATAGTTGTCTTGCTTGTGGCGTTTACACTTGCGGCTGCGGTACTGGCGGTGCCGGTCCTTCGCGACCTGTACCGGCATCAGAAAGGGCGCATTGAGGGGTCGAAAGAGCCGGAAAACGGGGGGTAGGGCACCAGGGTTTCGTGCAGCGTGTCGAACGTGGTGGATGAGGACGTCCACTACGCACTAAGCAGTGCCCGGCCTCGCGCAGAAGCGCGGGATCCTCATCTGCCGGCAGAAAGCAGTTCCTCACGCAAGGGCGACATACTTCCCACCCGCAAGCGGGTGGGCCACCAGGGTGGAGACGGTACGTTTCAGTTGGCGTAACACTTTGGCGCGGGCGTTTGGCCGTACCATCTGTTTGCGTCCGAACTGGACGGCGACGGTGATATTGACCTGGCAATCGCAAATTACACTACGAGTACGATATCGATTCTACTAAACCTTACTGCCCTGCCACCCAAGGATGTCTTTGTCGATATCAAGCTCGGCTCCTGTCCTAATCCGCTCAACGTCAAAGAAACCACCAGCGCAGGAGATACTGGCCGCAGTGGCGTGATTGAATTCTAAGGCCGCGGGGTGAGCAGGTATCCAATACTACCCCGGCCGGGGTGAGGCGCCCGGCCGGGGCCCGAAAGGAAACAGCATGCTACAAGCAGTCCGGCAGACCGAGGGTCTGTCCGGTAATAAAGAGATAGTCGATCAGGACCGTGATATCGCCAATCGTAACGTCATCACAGACAGCGCCAGGACCGCCCGACTGATTGATGTCGGCCTCCGTCATGCAGTTGAGGATACCGACACACGATCCGGTGATAAACTTGGCGTCGATCATCGT
It encodes the following:
- a CDS encoding cytochrome c yields the protein MKRLSIIALTILLVAGCSRHQPSDQPPVHIVQNMDDQPKVRGQAESRFFADGSAMREPVEGTVARGWLRADSSFYYTGRDADSVLIAGAPVIMSMERLQRGRERYDIYCSPCHGRLGNSQSIMVRRGMLPPPSFHEQRLRDVEDGHIFEVISNGIRTMPPYKYQIPVDDRWSIVGYVRALQRSHNATINDLPIGIQVPR
- a CDS encoding DUF3341 domain-containing protein, which codes for MATTTQKRVYSVLAEFATSGELLKAAEKVRDAGYRKFDCHSPFPIHGMDAAMGLPRSKVGYIAGISGLCGGLFGMWMQWWTSSVDYPVVISGKPYFSFQAFIIVTFGLTILGAALGAVVGMLFLNRLPQWFHGNFYSENFKRFSDDAFIISIESDDPNFEPERVRKFFETIGGRNIEVVAGE
- a CDS encoding heme o synthase; its protein translation is MSATVAEYLKLTKPTIMLLVIFTGATALVVEGSMLAQPWRFLLFMVALFLTGGCANSLNQYFERDLDALMSRTAGRRPLPQRRLSPGSALTFSVAIGIAGLVILALFFNWLAALLALATILFYGLFYTLVLKPTTAQNIVIGGAAGAMAPVGAWAAATGTTGWLPWLMFGIIFFWTPPHFWALAIAYKDDYRLTGLPMMPLVRGERSTLRQMLVYAVMLVVTSLLPGLFGAGWVYLAFAATLGLVFLWRSVGALRSGSMERVRGLFRFSILYLFGLFLALLIDSRIANWF
- the nrfD gene encoding NrfD/PsrC family molybdoenzyme membrane anchor subunit, which codes for MSVVEKTGLPPGAEAPLVTGGHTFASISNKISEIVERKTSMVWLLSFGAAFSFVLLLIGSIGYLFWEGTGIWGLNVPVGWGYDIVNFVFWVGIGHAGTLISAVLFLFRQRWRTSINRFSESMTLFAVICALMFPAIHVGRVWVIYWVFPLPNQMGMWPNFRSPLLWDVFAVSIYFTCSFLFWYVGLIPDLATLRDRAVTRVRKFVFGLLSFGWRGGNRQWKNYELAYLILAGISTPLVLSVHSVVSTDFATSVIPGWHTTIFPPYFVAGAIFSGFAMVMSLAVVARKLLNLHDFITVDHLEKMNKIMLVTGMMVGYAYACEFFIAWYSGSIYESFAFINRAFGPYAWAYWIMVTCNVLVPQLFWVRKWRRTVAVMFVASILINIGMWFERFVIVMSLARDYLPSSWDYYKPTIWDVATLVGSFGLFFTLFLLFARFVPMIAMSEVKAVLPQADPHHGGTH
- a CDS encoding TAT-variant-translocated molybdopterin oxidoreductase, producing MESKGKDYWRSLDQLAQTDEFKEFLYREFPRGTVELADNAWTRRSFLTTMGASLALAGLTSCRRPVEKIVPYVTRPEQIDPGVPNYYATTMPFGLSAIGVVVTTYEGRPTFIQGNELHPSSRGAVNPIVQASILDLYDPDRSKSVLRDGSPASWADFVAWWKEQHARFLQGGGEGLAVLSETFSSPTLARLKRQFHETFPKAKWVAWEPISDENIYKGIELATGQVLQPVYDFANAKVVLALDCDFLGTESDAIANTAGFSEARGVFSQQDEMNRLYAVEPSLTITGMMADHRVRSSGGDVVRFLAALAAEVNRRGTSAGFIPETADHSFDAILLRVLADDLLANRGRSLVIAGRRQPPAVHHIVMALNQALGNIGTTVAFHPSPDMVIADTAGLGALVADMNIGKVQALVMLGGNPVYHAPRTLEFEAALSKVPARVHLATHVDETSTNVSWHLPRANYLESWGDARAADGTVSVVQPTIRPLHGAHGDIEFAGLLVTAEEKSAHELVREVWRQRFLSGDFEANWRRVLHDGVFHPKDAGPVRPSVSPVQLSLETSHSDDMEVSFNCGAVFDGRCANNAWLQELPDPATKLTWGNAALISPKLADALGLKSEDMVELDMGGRSIEIPAWISPGQVDNSISVALGYGRTAAGQVGDGVGVDVSPLRTSENMWFESGVKVRKTGRTIKMACTQDHGSMEGRPIVRENTLAGYKESGEFYPKEIEHPSLASMWNEHKYDEGYQWGMSIDLNACTGCNACVIACQSENNIPVVGREQVARAREMHWMRIDRYYAGDINDPEVAVQPMNCQHCEMAPCEQVCPVAATNHDTEGLNVMVYNRCIGTRYCSNNCPYKVRRFNFFNYTKDLPEVVQMAQNPEVTVRFRGVMEKCTYCIQRISVAKSNAKNQGRPVADGEIRTACQSACPARAIVFGNIADPDSEVSRLKKNNRKYRVLEELNVRPRTTYLAKLRNPHPSLASRREPTDEHGHG
- a CDS encoding cytochrome c3 family protein, producing MAQIFPKWTNYVPTVAAVGGVLGLIGAVWFVWYYFSPEYTDVGYRPKQPVEYSHKIHAGDLGIDCRYCHTSVEKQARANVPPTRTCMNCHTLVKTESDKLELIRSSFTSGLPVKWVRVHNLPDFAYFNHSAHVNAGVGCVSCHGDVTEMAEITLAKPLSMSWCLDCHRNPDPNLRPVSEVTNMKWEQLAGHAEWVAEWELEKNIKPPTDCSACHR